One genomic region from Candidatus Defluviilinea gracilis encodes:
- a CDS encoding nuclear transport factor 2 family protein, which yields MIRNARERFNKAIKTKDAATIRMLLAPTYHIVTGRSDQFHGADEEAARWASVFQSDPTAIYVRTTREITVNEAWGLAEELGNWKGSYTIDGQLANASGVYSAKWQRKTNGDWVLQAEMFTTIEFDEGCVPPDEI from the coding sequence ATGATACGCAACGCACGAGAAAGATTCAACAAAGCGATTAAAACCAAAGACGCGGCGACGATTCGCATGCTGCTCGCGCCGACGTATCACATCGTCACAGGTCGCAGTGACCAATTTCACGGCGCGGACGAAGAGGCGGCGCGTTGGGCGTCTGTGTTCCAATCCGATCCGACGGCGATCTACGTCCGCACGACGCGCGAAATCACGGTCAACGAAGCGTGGGGCTTGGCGGAAGAACTTGGCAACTGGAAAGGCAGTTACACCATCGACGGGCAATTGGCGAACGCCTCAGGAGTGTATTCCGCTAAATGGCAAAGAAAGACAAACGGAGATTGGGTCTTGCAAGCGGAAATGTTCACAACCATCGAATTCGATGAAGGTTGTGTACCGCCTGATGAAATTTAG
- a CDS encoding helix-turn-helix domain-containing protein, translating to MKKYHLQITEAERASLNRWLKNPPKPYLRERARAILLVADGQEGQAVAKHLRVRVHRTTIGEWVKRFQAEGVAGLKIKTGRGRKPIFFPSAHRAGASRGGARLAPHTV from the coding sequence ATGAAAAAGTATCATCTCCAAATCACAGAGGCGGAGCGAGCCAGTCTGAACCGCTGGCTAAAGAACCCTCCCAAGCCGTATTTGCGAGAGCGTGCCCGTGCGATTTTGCTGGTGGCAGACGGTCAGGAAGGGCAGGCAGTGGCCAAACACTTGCGGGTTCGCGTGCATCGTACCACGATTGGCGAGTGGGTCAAACGCTTTCAAGCCGAGGGTGTGGCCGGGTTGAAAATCAAAACAGGTCGAGGTCGAAAGCCAATCTTTTTCCCCTCGGCCCACAGAGCAGGTGCAAGCCGAGGTGGAGCGCGTCTTGCACCGCACACCGTATGA
- a CDS encoding RtcB family protein — protein sequence MTGKTLKYHNWQDGKVIGLAKDAGNKLIEQGMDRDAALAQLDAVRNNPGEFLANATFADLARECIRLNQKDEPQPSDLRESPLPFPIWGRDQIDAEAIKQMENSMRLPVAVTGALMPDAHVGYGLPIGGVLATDNVVIPYAVGVDIACRMRLSIYEVSPILIGQKKGLFEESLMNETAFGMGAKWTGAKRAQHAVLDDEAWYATAQLRKLKDTAMNQLGTSGTGNHFVEWGSFRLDEEMFGLKPGEYLALLSHSGSRGVGARIADRFSKLAMEKQPDLDKSVRHLAWLNLDSEDGQEYWLSMELAGRFASANHYIIHKRVAASVGLKEVAVVENHHNFAWREKLADGREVIVHRKGATPAGEGVLGVIPGSMGDAGFVVRGRGVSASLESASHGAGRLMSRRAALNSISKRERDDYLKERGVTLLGGGLDESPQAYKPVDKVLAAQSDLVDVVGKFSPRVVRMADEAGDI from the coding sequence ATCACAGGAAAAACCCTGAAATATCACAACTGGCAGGATGGAAAAGTTATCGGGCTGGCAAAGGATGCTGGCAACAAACTCATCGAGCAGGGCATGGATCGCGACGCGGCGCTCGCGCAGTTAGATGCGGTGCGGAATAACCCAGGCGAATTCTTAGCCAATGCAACCTTTGCCGATCTCGCGCGCGAGTGCATCCGCCTGAATCAAAAGGACGAGCCGCAACCGAGCGATTTACGCGAATCGCCGCTCCCCTTCCCTATTTGGGGACGCGACCAGATCGACGCCGAAGCCATCAAGCAGATGGAGAATTCGATGCGCCTGCCTGTCGCTGTCACTGGCGCGTTGATGCCCGACGCGCACGTCGGCTATGGGCTTCCCATTGGCGGCGTACTCGCCACAGACAACGTTGTCATCCCGTACGCGGTCGGCGTAGACATCGCCTGCCGAATGAGACTTTCGATCTACGAAGTCTCGCCGATTCTCATCGGACAGAAGAAGGGATTGTTCGAAGAATCATTGATGAATGAAACCGCCTTCGGCATGGGCGCAAAATGGACAGGCGCAAAACGCGCGCAACACGCCGTGCTGGATGATGAGGCCTGGTACGCCACCGCGCAACTCAGAAAATTGAAAGACACCGCCATGAATCAACTCGGCACAAGCGGGACGGGGAATCATTTCGTCGAGTGGGGATCGTTTCGCTTGGATGAGGAAATGTTCGGGTTGAAACCAGGCGAATATCTGGCGTTGCTTTCACACAGCGGGTCAAGAGGGGTCGGCGCGCGAATCGCTGACAGGTTCAGCAAACTCGCCATGGAGAAACAGCCTGACCTTGATAAGAGCGTCCGTCATCTCGCGTGGTTGAATTTGGATTCAGAAGATGGTCAAGAATATTGGCTTTCGATGGAATTGGCTGGCAGGTTTGCATCGGCGAATCATTACATCATCCATAAACGAGTCGCGGCTTCGGTTGGATTGAAAGAAGTCGCGGTTGTAGAGAATCATCACAACTTTGCGTGGAGAGAAAAACTCGCGGATGGTCGTGAAGTGATCGTCCATCGCAAAGGCGCGACTCCCGCAGGCGAAGGAGTCTTGGGCGTGATCCCAGGCTCAATGGGCGACGCAGGCTTCGTTGTCCGAGGGAGAGGCGTGAGCGCATCGCTTGAATCCGCTTCCCACGGCGCGGGCAGGTTGATGAGTCGCAGAGCCGCGCTCAATTCCATCAGCAAACGCGAACGGGACGACTATCTCAAAGAGCGAGGCGTCACACTGCTCGGCGGCGGACTCGATGAGTCGCCGCAGGCATACAAGCCCGTGGACAAAGTGCTCGCCGCGCAAAGCGATCTGGTTGATGTGGTCGGAAAATTTTCGCCGAGAGTTGTAAGGATGGCGGACGAGGCGGGTGATATATAA
- a CDS encoding 3-isopropylmalate dehydratase small subunit yields MGKAWTFGENMNTDEIIPGRYNITIDPLELAKNVFCEVKPEYAKTVKPGDVIVGGQNFGCGSSREHAPIAIKGSQAKCIIAPSFARIFFRNAINIGLPILECPEAVADITEGDDIDVDLSSGKILNRTNGHQYQARALPDFVLKIAEAGGIVNFLKTHDIQDLMANAEG; encoded by the coding sequence ATGGGAAAAGCCTGGACATTTGGCGAAAACATGAACACGGATGAAATCATCCCTGGTCGTTATAACATTACGATTGATCCGCTTGAACTTGCAAAAAATGTTTTTTGCGAAGTGAAGCCTGAATACGCAAAAACTGTCAAGCCTGGCGACGTGATCGTCGGCGGGCAAAATTTTGGTTGCGGCTCTTCGCGTGAACATGCGCCGATTGCCATCAAAGGTTCACAGGCGAAATGTATTATCGCGCCGTCGTTTGCGCGAATCTTTTTTCGCAACGCCATCAACATCGGCTTGCCAATTTTGGAATGCCCCGAAGCCGTTGCGGATATCACCGAAGGCGACGACATTGACGTGGATCTGTCTTCTGGAAAAATTCTCAATCGCACCAACGGGCATCAATATCAAGCGCGCGCCCTGCCTGATTTCGTTTTGAAAATTGCGGAGGCGGGCGGCATCGTCAACTTTTTGAAAACGCATGACATTCAAGACCTAATGGCGAATGCAGAAGGATGA
- a CDS encoding winged helix-turn-helix domain-containing protein yields MHRTPYEFGGQRVRWRLQDVGRALAWLQGCSVPGIYKVLKRLGFSRKQALGFIHSPDPAYQAKWKRILQAFEEAAHHPQTTVILFMDELTYFRRPAKAPTYHAHGKTQPRPWMHPSTMHKPEWSLF; encoded by the coding sequence TTGCACCGCACACCGTATGAATTTGGCGGCCAGCGAGTGCGCTGGCGGTTACAGGATGTGGGGCGTGCCTTGGCTTGGTTGCAAGGCTGTAGTGTACCTGGCATTTACAAAGTTTTGAAACGTCTGGGCTTTAGCCGCAAACAAGCTTTGGGATTCATCCACAGCCCAGATCCAGCGTACCAAGCCAAATGGAAAAGGATTTTGCAGGCGTTTGAAGAAGCAGCGCACCACCCGCAGACTACGGTGATCTTGTTCATGGATGAACTGACTTACTTTCGTCGTCCCGCAAAAGCGCCAACCTATCATGCGCATGGCAAAACCCAACCAAGGCCATGGATGCACCCCAGTACAATGCACAAACCAGAGTGGTCGCTGTTTTGA
- a CDS encoding putative toxin-antitoxin system toxin component, PIN family produces the protein MKRVVLDTNILVSSALGGALVSILEKWDTGVFTVIVTTNIVDEYFEVLNRPKFELKQEAIDKIARYIYQFSEFVAPEEKFQSVQPDPKDDRFLEAAVAGNADLIVSGDKHLLDLKKFRSIQIITGREFLDMLAEND, from the coding sequence ATGAAACGGGTTGTCCTCGACACGAACATACTTGTATCCAGCGCGTTGGGCGGCGCGCTGGTTTCAATTTTGGAGAAGTGGGACACAGGAGTGTTCACCGTTATTGTCACAACAAACATCGTAGATGAATACTTTGAGGTTTTGAATCGCCCAAAGTTTGAATTGAAACAGGAAGCCATAGACAAGATCGCTCGTTATATTTATCAATTTTCGGAGTTTGTCGCTCCAGAAGAGAAATTCCAGTCTGTTCAACCCGACCCAAAAGACGACAGATTCCTTGAAGCGGCTGTCGCGGGAAACGCCGATCTCATCGTCAGCGGAGACAAGCACCTTCTCGACCTAAAGAAATTTCGTTCCATTCAGATCATCACAGGGCGCGAGTTTTTGGATATGCTCGCAGAAAACGATTAA
- a CDS encoding 3-isopropylmalate dehydratase large subunit, with protein MGTLVEEIFSRKAGRQVQAGEILLLDVDYIMSHDNTTPLAIKAFRDIGKPIFDKNKIVIHFDHAYPAPNILAAENHKKIIEFVKEQELPHLLHQGVCHQVMIEEGYITPGAIVIGADSHSNTYGAMGAFGAGLGSTEIGVAWVTGKCWFKVPETIRVELSGQAQHGVYAKDVMIHIAGLLGMDGGTYRSVEFGGEYIDNLPMHERIVFPNMSTEIGAKCGLIAADEVTINYLESQTPAEGPFEALRPINPRYERILEIDVSTLTPQVACHPDVDNVKPLSEVEGLDVHEVYIGTCTNARYEDLEIVANMLRGKKVNPLVRVIVTPASDRIYKKALKNGLIEILMDAGCTVTGSGCGACIGRHGGILAPGERALTTMNRNFIGRMGSPLSEIYLASPATAAATALTGKITDPRNLLMQIAE; from the coding sequence ATGGGTACTTTAGTCGAAGAAATTTTTTCTCGCAAAGCGGGCAGGCAGGTGCAAGCGGGTGAAATTTTGTTATTGGACGTGGACTACATTATGAGTCACGACAACACCACGCCGCTCGCCATCAAAGCCTTTCGCGATATTGGCAAACCGATTTTTGATAAAAACAAAATCGTGATTCATTTTGACCACGCCTACCCCGCCCCGAATATTTTGGCGGCGGAGAATCACAAAAAGATCATTGAATTCGTGAAAGAACAGGAATTGCCGCATCTTTTGCATCAGGGCGTTTGCCATCAGGTGATGATCGAAGAAGGCTACATCACGCCTGGCGCAATCGTCATCGGCGCGGATTCGCATTCCAACACCTATGGTGCGATGGGCGCGTTCGGCGCGGGGCTTGGCTCTACTGAAATTGGCGTGGCTTGGGTGACGGGCAAATGCTGGTTCAAAGTCCCTGAGACGATTCGCGTGGAATTAAGCGGACAGGCGCAACACGGCGTCTATGCCAAAGACGTGATGATTCACATCGCGGGTTTGCTCGGCATGGACGGCGGCACGTATCGCTCGGTGGAGTTCGGCGGAGAATATATTGACAACCTGCCCATGCACGAACGAATCGTTTTCCCAAACATGTCCACTGAAATTGGGGCGAAATGCGGCTTGATCGCGGCGGACGAAGTGACGATCAACTATCTCGAAAGCCAGACTCCAGCCGAAGGTCCGTTTGAAGCGTTGCGTCCGATCAATCCGCGCTATGAACGCATCCTTGAAATTGACGTTTCAACTTTAACGCCGCAAGTGGCTTGCCATCCCGATGTGGACAACGTCAAACCGCTGAGCGAAGTCGAAGGCTTGGATGTGCATGAAGTGTATATCGGCACTTGCACGAACGCGCGCTATGAAGATTTGGAAATTGTGGCGAATATGTTGCGAGGCAAAAAAGTGAACCCGCTTGTGCGCGTCATCGTCACGCCCGCCAGCGACCGCATTTACAAAAAAGCGTTGAAGAATGGCTTGATCGAAATTTTGATGGATGCGGGTTGCACCGTGACGGGTTCGGGTTGCGGCGCGTGCATTGGTCGTCACGGCGGAATTCTTGCGCCAGGCGAACGCGCATTGACCACGATGAATCGTAACTTCATCGGTCGCATGGGAAGCCCGCTATCGGAAATTTATTTAGCGAGTCCCGCCACCGCCGCCGCCACCGCGCTCACTGGAAAAATTACAGATCCGCGCAATCTATTAATGCAAATTGCAGAATGA
- the lysX gene encoding lysine biosynthesis protein LysX, translating to MTRIGFLYTRLRAEEKYLLEELEKRDDLEVVRINDGDQFFDIHQPPAEIDVLFERSISYSRGLYISRIFEAHGVPVVNSSAVAEICGDKYVTSQLLAKNGIPTPRVLMAFDEESALRAIDALGYPCVLKPVVGSWGRLLAKVENRSQAESLIEHKSSLGVNHQVFYIQEYINKPGRDIRAFVVGDECICAIYRSSENWITNTARGGIATNCPVTDEIAELCKRAAQAIGGGLLALDLFETENGYTINEVNHTMEFRNSISTTGVNIPQKMIEYVLERALAGNLCFGEEIGEIGCK from the coding sequence ATGACCCGCATCGGATTTTTATACACCCGTTTACGCGCCGAAGAAAAATATCTATTGGAAGAATTGGAAAAACGCGACGACCTTGAAGTCGTTCGCATCAACGACGGCGATCAATTCTTCGACATCCACCAACCGCCCGCAGAGATTGACGTGCTGTTCGAGCGCTCCATCTCTTATTCGCGCGGACTGTACATCTCGCGCATCTTTGAAGCGCATGGTGTCCCCGTCGTCAATTCATCGGCGGTCGCCGAAATTTGCGGCGATAAATATGTGACGAGTCAACTGCTCGCCAAGAACGGCATCCCAACTCCCAGAGTGCTGATGGCTTTCGACGAAGAATCCGCTCTACGGGCGATTGATGCGTTGGGTTATCCCTGCGTGCTGAAACCCGTCGTCGGGTCATGGGGCAGATTGCTCGCCAAAGTCGAAAACAGATCGCAAGCCGAATCCCTGATCGAACACAAATCTTCGCTCGGAGTCAATCATCAAGTTTTTTATATTCAGGAATACATCAACAAACCTGGGCGAGACATTCGCGCATTCGTCGTCGGCGATGAATGTATCTGTGCCATCTATCGCTCCTCCGAAAATTGGATCACTAACACCGCGCGCGGCGGCATCGCCACCAACTGCCCCGTCACCGATGAGATCGCGGAGTTATGCAAACGCGCCGCGCAAGCCATCGGCGGCGGTTTGCTCGCGCTCGATCTGTTTGAAACCGAAAATGGATACACCATCAACGAAGTCAATCACACGATGGAATTTCGCAACAGCATCTCCACCACGGGCGTAAATATTCCACAGAAGATGATCGAGTATGTTTTGGAACGCGCTCTTGCAGGTAATCTCTGCTTTGGCGAAGAAATAGGGGAGATAGGTTGTAAGTAG
- a CDS encoding adenylate/guanylate cyclase domain-containing protein, producing the protein MPTKRASPAKKFQDLLLKYSQADEFKLRKTLEQKLWDGYGEEFAVFVLDMSGFSLLTRKYGIVHYLSMVRRMQLTTRPIVESFGGTMIKYEADNCFAVFPDPLSAVNAAVAMQHAFTASNLLTSEDLDIHIACGIDYGRILVVGHKDCFGDPVNRASKMGEDVAASGEVLITKDAMDMIPAEANIKARELKISISGIEIPAFAVEYRKE; encoded by the coding sequence ATGCCAACCAAACGCGCAAGCCCTGCAAAAAAATTTCAAGACCTGCTTCTCAAATATTCGCAAGCCGATGAATTCAAACTCCGCAAAACGCTGGAGCAAAAATTGTGGGACGGCTACGGCGAGGAGTTCGCGGTGTTCGTGCTGGACATGTCGGGCTTCTCACTGCTCACGCGCAAATACGGAATCGTGCATTACCTCTCGATGGTGCGGCGGATGCAGTTGACCACGCGCCCCATCGTCGAGTCGTTCGGCGGGACGATGATCAAATACGAAGCGGATAACTGCTTCGCGGTCTTTCCCGACCCGCTTTCGGCGGTGAACGCGGCGGTGGCGATGCAACACGCGTTCACCGCGTCGAACCTGCTCACCTCGGAAGATCTCGACATCCACATCGCTTGCGGCATTGACTATGGGCGCATCCTCGTCGTCGGACATAAAGACTGCTTCGGCGACCCCGTCAACCGCGCCTCCAAAATGGGAGAAGACGTCGCCGCCTCAGGCGAAGTGTTGATCACCAAAGATGCGATGGACATGATCCCCGCCGAAGCCAACATCAAAGCACGCGAGTTGAAGATTTCGATCTCGGGAATCGAAATCCCTGCGTTTGCGGTGGAGTATCGGAAAGAATAG
- a CDS encoding isocitrate/isopropylmalate dehydrogenase family protein, with amino-acid sequence MNYKICLLAGDGIGPEVIASAKDVLSALPLQWDFVESGIGFGEYQRSGSPLPDSTLQAIRHADATLFGAVTTPPNIPNYFSPVVRMRQSLDLFANLRPCRSIPHESSKANIDLIIVRENTEGLYSGVERVEDDGNKAITERVITRAGSERIIRKAFEIATQTKRKSVHVVHKANVLRQTCGLFRAVALEVAKEYPEIKMIEMLVDTCAMELIRAPEQFEVIVTTNLFGDILSDEACMFVGGLGVAASGNIGANAAVFEPVHGSAPPLVGTGKANPIATFLAASMMLDYLNEAESANRLRTAVESCIAHKETTPDLGGSLTTSEVTEKVTSRLYSVVE; translated from the coding sequence ATGAATTACAAAATTTGTTTGCTGGCTGGCGATGGGATTGGTCCCGAAGTGATTGCTTCAGCAAAGGATGTTTTATCGGCGCTTCCGCTTCAATGGGATTTTGTGGAAAGCGGCATTGGATTTGGCGAATATCAACGTTCAGGCTCGCCTCTGCCTGATTCAACGCTTCAAGCCATTCGCCACGCTGACGCGACTCTCTTCGGCGCTGTGACTACTCCGCCCAACATCCCGAATTATTTTTCACCCGTCGTGCGGATGCGCCAATCGTTGGATTTATTCGCCAACTTGCGACCCTGCCGCTCCATTCCGCATGAATCCTCCAAAGCAAATATAGACCTCATCATCGTCCGCGAAAACACGGAGGGCTTGTATTCAGGCGTTGAGCGAGTCGAAGACGATGGCAATAAAGCCATCACCGAACGAGTCATCACCCGCGCAGGCTCAGAGCGGATCATCCGCAAGGCGTTTGAGATCGCCACACAAACCAAACGCAAATCTGTCCATGTAGTTCACAAAGCCAATGTGCTTCGTCAAACCTGCGGACTCTTCCGCGCGGTGGCGTTGGAAGTGGCAAAAGAATATCCTGAAATCAAAATGATCGAAATGCTCGTAGATACCTGCGCGATGGAACTCATCCGCGCACCTGAGCAATTTGAGGTCATCGTCACCACCAATTTATTCGGCGATATTCTCAGCGACGAAGCCTGCATGTTCGTCGGCGGACTCGGCGTCGCCGCTTCGGGCAACATCGGCGCAAATGCCGCAGTCTTCGAGCCAGTGCATGGAAGCGCGCCGCCGCTGGTCGGCACAGGCAAAGCCAATCCCATCGCCACATTTTTAGCCGCAAGCATGATGTTGGATTATCTCAACGAAGCCGAATCCGCGAACAGATTACGCACCGCCGTTGAGAGTTGCATCGCCCACAAAGAAACCACGCCCGATCTGGGCGGCAGTTTGACAACGAGTGAAGTGACCGAAAAAGTCACAAGCCGTTTGTACTCGGTGGTCGAGTAG
- a CDS encoding transposase produces MDAPQYNAQTRVVAVLNGITGRVTYLQRTKIGKKELPRFYAQVRAAYPQAQRIYLAQDNWPVHKLPAVLEALHAQQLTPLLFPTYASWLNPIEKLWKWLKQEVLHLHRWADQVNQLRFQVLAFLDRFSHGSEPLLRYTGLMSE; encoded by the coding sequence ATGGATGCACCCCAGTACAATGCACAAACCAGAGTGGTCGCTGTTTTGAACGGGATCACGGGTCGGGTGACTTATTTGCAACGCACCAAGATCGGCAAAAAGGAACTTCCCCGCTTCTATGCCCAAGTGCGCGCCGCTTATCCGCAGGCGCAACGCATCTATCTGGCTCAAGATAATTGGCCGGTTCACAAACTGCCCGCAGTTCTCGAAGCCTTGCATGCTCAGCAACTTACACCCCTGTTGTTCCCGACTTACGCCTCCTGGCTCAATCCCATTGAAAAATTATGGAAATGGCTGAAGCAGGAAGTGTTACACCTCCATCGCTGGGCAGACCAAGTGAACCAATTGCGATTTCAGGTCCTTGCTTTTCTCGACCGTTTCTCTCACGGTTCTGAACCGCTCTTACGCTATACCGGCCTTATGTCAGAGTAA